A single genomic interval of Oculatellaceae cyanobacterium harbors:
- a CDS encoding DUF4926 domain-containing protein — protein sequence MNQAEIFDVIELLVDLPEHHLSAGVQGAIVDCYPDNSYEVEFTNTDGETLALLSLNSDQFIVVWKAKTKTWLSISDKIPAIINNLPE from the coding sequence ATGAATCAGGCAGAAATTTTTGATGTAATTGAGTTGCTAGTAGACTTACCTGAACATCATCTAAGTGCAGGAGTTCAGGGTGCGATCGTAGATTGTTACCCAGATAATAGTTATGAGGTAGAGTTTACTAATACTGATGGTGAAACTTTAGCTCTATTAAGCCTTAATAGCGATCAATTTATAGTGGTTTGGAAAGCTAAAACTAAAACCTGGCTATCAATATCAGATAAGATTCCAGCTATAATTAACAATTTACCTGAATAA
- a CDS encoding YMGG-like glycine zipper-containing protein yields MNENKSPLDNTKETSPSFIIESEARPVDVIVEKQPAGEIQQNAEEIAEQAASHPVGTAIGAAAGGVAGAAIGNFVGGKLGAAIGAVAGAVAGGITGNEAAESITETVDKVVDAVTHTVEEVGESAKGTIEDVRPSVKQIAESVKTTVDDARPAVKDIAESVKTTIDEARPAVNDIAQSVKTTIDEARPSVVNAAQSLGNAVEDVRPSLKDAAQSVSNAVQEVKPSVVNTVKDSAESIKSSVRGVSDTVKNTAEEVKPSVVDTVKSGAENIKSSVRGVSDTVKNTAEEVKPSVVDTVKSGAENIKSSVRGVSDSVKNTAEEVKPSVVDSVKSSAENIKSSAQNVGNAAKNASEKASTPKIDSNPFASRTPDVITPINSSSLGTDLTGFDAGVPSNTSGKAGYNPTPTTGINSPSISKSVADDSVVEDELPGQGSYIDPQGKVHKRGGK; encoded by the coding sequence ATGAATGAGAACAAATCACCATTAGATAACACTAAAGAAACTTCACCTAGTTTTATCATTGAAAGTGAAGCTCGTCCAGTTGATGTAATCGTTGAAAAGCAGCCTGCTGGTGAAATTCAACAAAACGCTGAAGAAATTGCTGAACAAGCAGCTAGTCATCCAGTAGGTACTGCAATTGGTGCTGCTGCTGGTGGCGTAGCAGGAGCTGCGATCGGTAACTTTGTTGGTGGTAAACTAGGAGCAGCGATCGGTGCTGTAGCTGGTGCTGTAGCTGGTGGAATCACTGGTAATGAAGCTGCTGAAAGCATAACTGAAACAGTAGACAAAGTAGTAGATGCTGTTACCCACACTGTAGAAGAAGTAGGCGAATCTGCTAAAGGTACAATTGAAGATGTTAGACCTTCTGTAAAACAAATTGCTGAATCAGTTAAAACTACTGTTGATGACGCTCGACCAGCAGTTAAAGATATTGCCGAATCAGTTAAGACTACAATTGATGAAGCTCGTCCAGCAGTTAATGATATCGCTCAATCAGTTAAGACTACAATTGATGAAGCTAGACCATCTGTAGTTAATGCCGCGCAATCACTTGGCAATGCTGTAGAAGATGTTAGACCTTCTTTAAAAGATGCCGCGCAATCAGTTAGCAATGCTGTTCAAGAAGTTAAGCCTTCTGTTGTAAATACAGTCAAAGATAGTGCTGAAAGTATCAAGTCATCTGTACGCGGTGTAAGTGATACTGTTAAAAATACTGCTGAAGAAGTTAAACCTTCTGTGGTTGACACCGTTAAGAGTGGCGCTGAAAACATCAAATCATCTGTACGCGGTGTAAGCGATACTGTTAAAAATACCGCCGAAGAAGTTAAACCTTCTGTGGTTGACACTGTTAAGAGTGGTGCTGAAAACATCAAGTCATCTGTACGGGGTGTAAGTGATTCAGTTAAGAATACCGCCGAAGAAGTTAAACCTTCAGTTGTGGACTCTGTTAAGAGTAGTGCTGAAAACATCAAGTCATCTGCACAAAATGTAGGTAATGCTGCTAAAAATGCTTCCGAAAAAGCTAGCACACCAAAAATAGATAGTAATCCCTTTGCTTCTAGAACTCCTGATGTAATTACTCCTATAAATAGCAGTTCTTTAGGTACTGATCTTACAGGTTTTGATGCAGGAGTTCCCTCCAATACCAGTGGAAAAGCAGGTTACAACCCAACTCCAACTACTGGGATTAATTCACCGAGCATTTCTAAGTCAGTAGCAGATGATTCTGTTGTGGAAGATGAGTTACCAGGACAAGGATCTTATATTGATCCTCAAGGAAAGGTTCACAAACGTGGTGGTAAATAA